One window of Pseudomonas sp. FP198 genomic DNA carries:
- the pstS gene encoding phosphate ABC transporter substrate-binding protein PstS, whose protein sequence is MKSLMKSAALAVTVSLCATSASFAAENVRLTGSGASFPAPIYLTWFKDFSKKSDGVTVDYQSKGSGAGVQDFLNKTVDFAASDSAMKEEDIAKVAEGVQLLPMTAGEIVLAYNLPGNPKGLKLPRDVYSNIFLGKITKWNDPQIAAANPDLKLTDTPITVVVRADSSGTTAVFTKHLATINPDFKQALGEGNTVNWPASDKFIKSPKNDGVTATVRQTPGAIGYIEYGFAKLAKVDFAQLQNKAGKYVVPNAESGAEALAAVKMPENLVAWLPDPDGAKSYPITSYTWMIFRKDNGNPAKAKAMREMVEYSLTEGQKIADSMGYIPLPASVVEQVRKASANIQ, encoded by the coding sequence ATGAAAAGTTTGATGAAGTCTGCTGCGCTCGCCGTTACGGTTTCTCTTTGTGCCACCTCGGCGTCCTTCGCTGCAGAGAACGTCCGTCTGACGGGGTCTGGGGCGAGTTTTCCAGCTCCGATCTACCTGACCTGGTTCAAGGATTTCAGCAAGAAATCCGACGGTGTCACCGTGGATTACCAATCCAAGGGCAGCGGTGCGGGCGTACAGGACTTCCTGAACAAGACCGTTGATTTCGCCGCCAGTGACTCGGCGATGAAAGAAGAAGACATCGCCAAGGTTGCCGAAGGCGTGCAGCTGTTGCCGATGACCGCCGGTGAAATCGTGCTGGCCTACAACCTGCCGGGCAATCCCAAGGGCCTCAAGCTGCCACGCGATGTGTACTCGAACATCTTCCTGGGCAAGATCACCAAATGGAACGATCCGCAGATCGCTGCCGCCAACCCGGACCTGAAACTCACCGATACGCCGATCACTGTCGTTGTACGTGCGGACTCCAGCGGTACCACCGCGGTATTCACCAAGCACCTGGCAACCATCAATCCAGACTTCAAGCAGGCGCTGGGCGAGGGCAACACTGTCAACTGGCCGGCCAGTGACAAGTTCATCAAGTCGCCGAAAAACGATGGTGTGACCGCTACCGTGCGTCAGACCCCGGGCGCGATTGGCTATATCGAATACGGCTTCGCCAAGCTCGCCAAGGTCGACTTCGCCCAACTGCAGAACAAGGCCGGCAAGTACGTCGTGCCGAACGCCGAGAGCGGTGCAGAGGCCCTGGCGGCGGTGAAGATGCCGGAAAACCTGGTGGCCTGGCTGCCGGATCCGGACGGCGCCAAGTCCTACCCGATCACGTCCTACACCTGGATGATCTTCCGCAAGGACAACGGCAACCCGGCCAAGGCCAAGGCGATGCGTGAAATGGTCGAATACAGCCTGACCGAAGGACAGAAGATCGCCGATTCGATGGGCTACATCCCATTGCCGGCATCGGTCGTCGAGCAGGTTCGCAAAGCATCCGCCAACATTCAGTAA
- the pstB gene encoding phosphate ABC transporter ATP-binding protein PstB, with product MDCKLDKIFYGNFMAVRDSHVPIEKNKITGFIGPSGCGKSTVLRSLNRMNDLVKGFRFEGHVHFLGQDVYGKGVDPVVVRRYIGMVFQQPNPFSMSIFDNVAFGLRLNRYKGDIGDRVKHALQGAALWDEVKDKLKVSGLSLSGGQQQRLCIARAIATEPEVLLLDEPCSALDPIATRRVEELMVELKKDYTIALVTHNMQQAIRVADTTAFFSVDISQGTRTGYLVEMGPTTQIFDNPREQMTGDYISGKFS from the coding sequence ATGGACTGCAAACTGGACAAGATTTTTTATGGCAACTTCATGGCGGTCCGTGACAGCCATGTGCCGATCGAGAAAAACAAGATCACCGGGTTCATCGGTCCTTCCGGCTGTGGCAAGAGCACCGTGTTGCGCAGCCTCAACCGGATGAACGACCTGGTGAAAGGGTTCCGTTTCGAAGGCCACGTGCATTTCCTCGGACAGGACGTCTACGGCAAGGGCGTTGACCCGGTGGTCGTGCGCCGTTACATCGGCATGGTATTCCAGCAGCCGAACCCGTTTTCGATGAGCATTTTCGACAACGTCGCGTTTGGCCTGCGCCTCAACCGCTACAAGGGCGACATCGGTGACCGGGTCAAGCATGCGCTGCAAGGCGCCGCGCTGTGGGACGAAGTCAAGGACAAGCTCAAGGTCAGCGGCCTGTCGCTCTCCGGCGGCCAGCAACAGCGCCTGTGCATTGCCCGCGCCATCGCCACCGAGCCGGAAGTGCTGCTGTTGGATGAACCGTGTTCGGCACTCGACCCGATCGCTACCCGGCGGGTCGAGGAGCTGATGGTCGAGTTGAAGAAGGACTACACCATCGCCCTGGTGACCCACAACATGCAGCAGGCCATCCGCGTGGCTGACACCACGGCGTTTTTCTCGGTGGATATTTCCCAGGGCACGCGCACCGGTTATCTGGTCGAGATGGGCCCGACGACGCAGATTTTCGACAACCCGCGTGAACAGATGACCGGCGATTACATCAGCGGCAAGTTCAGCTAA
- a CDS encoding TetR/AcrR family transcriptional regulator, with protein sequence MPDELVMRADAKKNRERILEVAVTELTLDPAVPLSTIAKKAGVGQGTFYRHFATREKLVFEVYQFEMQQVASLAEQLLATKPPKEALREWMDRLAEYAMTKAGLASAIRQAASAYEFPGKSGYAPMLAAAELLLRANEKAGTIRSGVTSDDFFLATAGIWQMDCQSEWHPRFSRLMDLVMDGLCAGSPESLKRNND encoded by the coding sequence ATGCCTGACGAACTGGTGATGCGTGCTGACGCCAAGAAAAACCGTGAACGGATACTGGAGGTCGCCGTAACAGAGCTGACCCTCGATCCCGCGGTCCCGCTGAGCACGATCGCGAAGAAAGCCGGGGTAGGCCAGGGCACGTTCTATCGCCACTTCGCCACCCGCGAAAAATTGGTATTCGAGGTCTATCAATTCGAAATGCAGCAGGTGGCTTCGTTGGCGGAACAACTGCTCGCCACGAAACCACCGAAGGAGGCCCTTCGGGAATGGATGGACCGCCTCGCCGAATATGCGATGACCAAGGCTGGACTTGCGAGTGCGATACGCCAGGCCGCTTCTGCCTATGAGTTTCCCGGGAAGTCGGGATACGCGCCGATGCTGGCGGCGGCAGAATTGCTCTTGAGGGCTAACGAAAAGGCTGGAACGATTCGTAGCGGAGTGACGAGCGACGACTTTTTCCTGGCCACTGCCGGAATCTGGCAAATGGATTGCCAGAGCGAATGGCACCCACGTTTCTCCAGATTGATGGACCTGGTCATGGATGGCCTGTGCGCGGGCAGCCCTGAAAGCCTGAAGAGGAATAACGACTAG
- a CDS encoding SDR family oxidoreductase, translating into MNRTGNTILVTGGTSGIGLGLALRLHEAGNKVIIAGRRKALLDKVVSEHPGIESILLDVCDPQSILHASETLAISHPNLNVLINNAGIMQWEDLTAPDNLSTAEDIVTTNLLGTIRMVYAFTPHLIKQPSATLVNVSSALAFVPLPATPTYSATKAAVHSFTQSLRVQLEASSVEVIELAPPGVRTTLLGQENDEHAMPLEQFLDEIFELLAITPTPQELVVERAKPLRFAEANGTHDEVLKMLAGYKAPAE; encoded by the coding sequence ATGAACCGCACTGGCAACACGATCCTGGTCACTGGCGGCACTTCAGGCATAGGCCTTGGCCTTGCGCTCAGGCTTCACGAGGCGGGAAACAAGGTAATCATCGCGGGACGTCGCAAGGCGCTGCTCGACAAAGTCGTGTCGGAACATCCGGGTATCGAATCGATATTGCTGGATGTCTGCGATCCACAATCCATCCTGCATGCCAGTGAAACCCTTGCGATCAGCCATCCGAACCTGAACGTCCTGATCAACAACGCAGGCATCATGCAATGGGAGGACCTGACTGCGCCGGACAATCTGAGCACCGCCGAAGATATCGTGACCACCAACCTGCTCGGCACGATTCGCATGGTGTACGCATTTACCCCGCATCTGATCAAACAGCCCAGCGCAACGCTTGTGAATGTCAGCTCCGCCCTGGCATTCGTCCCGCTGCCGGCGACGCCGACCTACAGCGCAACCAAAGCGGCCGTGCACTCCTTCACTCAAAGTCTTCGAGTACAGCTGGAGGCGTCCTCGGTCGAAGTCATCGAGCTTGCGCCGCCGGGTGTGCGTACCACTTTGCTTGGGCAGGAAAACGACGAACACGCCATGCCCCTGGAGCAGTTCCTGGATGAAATCTTCGAACTCCTCGCCATCACTCCGACGCCACAGGAACTTGTCGTCGAGCGCGCCAAGCCATTACGGTTTGCTGAAGCGAATGGTACACATGACGAGGTTCTGAAAATGCTGGCGGGATACAAAGCGCCAGCTGAATGA
- a CDS encoding NAD(P)-dependent alcohol dehydrogenase: MKAWLLKDFGLDNLQLEETATPHPGPGELLVKVGAISLNFRDKAIVDGIYEPHKVPKPLIPVSDAAGTVIAVGDGVTRFKIGDRVNSHLYSRWLDGEPGPNEPDYCFGSPLPGGLAEYMIIHQESAVGAPDNMSDEEAATLPIAALTAWYSLVDFGQIEPGQTVLVQGTGGVSIFAVQIATALGAKVIATSSTDENLQAVKRLGAVAGVNYRTTPDWADEVLRLTDGKGVDLLLDVAGGSGINQSIAATKASGRIAQIGFLTGQTAELELMPLIFRQTTIRGIAVAPRSSFERMNAFLNQHRIRPVIDQVYPFEKAREAYEHLAKGAFGKVVIKIA, translated from the coding sequence ATGAAAGCCTGGCTATTGAAAGACTTCGGACTCGACAATCTGCAACTGGAAGAGACGGCTACCCCCCACCCTGGGCCCGGCGAACTGCTGGTCAAGGTTGGCGCTATCTCGCTCAACTTTCGCGACAAGGCCATCGTCGACGGCATTTATGAGCCGCATAAGGTGCCCAAGCCCCTCATTCCCGTAAGTGATGCGGCCGGAACAGTGATCGCTGTTGGCGACGGTGTGACGCGCTTCAAAATTGGTGATCGGGTCAACTCGCACCTGTACTCCCGTTGGCTGGATGGCGAGCCCGGACCCAATGAGCCGGATTACTGTTTTGGATCACCATTGCCCGGTGGCTTGGCCGAATACATGATCATCCATCAGGAAAGCGCCGTGGGTGCGCCTGACAACATGAGCGATGAAGAGGCCGCTACGCTGCCGATTGCCGCGCTCACGGCATGGTATTCACTGGTGGACTTCGGGCAGATTGAGCCTGGACAAACCGTATTGGTCCAAGGCACTGGCGGTGTGTCCATATTTGCCGTGCAGATCGCAACTGCGCTTGGCGCCAAGGTGATCGCAACGTCGAGTACCGACGAAAATCTGCAAGCTGTGAAGAGATTGGGAGCCGTAGCAGGCGTCAACTACAGGACTACGCCAGACTGGGCAGACGAAGTGCTGAGGCTGACCGATGGTAAAGGCGTGGATCTGCTGCTGGATGTGGCTGGAGGCAGCGGCATCAATCAATCGATCGCAGCGACCAAGGCATCCGGGCGGATTGCGCAGATCGGCTTCTTGACCGGCCAGACTGCAGAACTTGAACTGATGCCTCTCATCTTCCGCCAGACAACCATTCGCGGTATTGCGGTGGCGCCGCGCTCATCGTTCGAGCGGATGAATGCATTTCTCAACCAACACAGGATTCGCCCTGTGATCGATCAGGTGTATCCGTTCGAGAAAGCCCGGGAAGCTTACGAGCACCTTGCAAAAGGAGCATTTGGAAAGGTTGTAATCAAGATCGCCTGA
- the pstC gene encoding phosphate ABC transporter permease subunit PstC, whose amino-acid sequence MNKPFVVPVNPDSACQPPSTKDFLVDRTFRALARIGVVLILALVFALVFEVGRKAIPGMEKHGFDVLLGSVWDVNQGKYGILPAIWGTLYSALIALLIAGFFGVSMAIFLTQDFLPPKLAAIFRTIVELLAAIPSVVYGLWGIYVVIPAIRPLTTWLNSELGWIPFFGTSLSGPGLLPAALVLAIMILPTIAAVSQDALTGVPMKTKQAAYGMGTTHWEAILKVMVPSAATGIFGSLVLGLGRALGETMALAMLVGNANNISLSLFAPANTLAALLALNFPEAGPNEIEVLMYAALVLMLITLIVNIFGSMIMMYAQRGNK is encoded by the coding sequence ATGAACAAACCTTTTGTCGTACCGGTTAATCCGGACTCTGCCTGCCAGCCACCCTCGACGAAGGATTTCCTGGTTGATCGCACTTTCCGTGCGCTAGCGCGCATCGGCGTGGTGCTGATTCTGGCGCTGGTATTTGCGCTGGTGTTCGAGGTGGGCCGAAAGGCAATTCCCGGCATGGAGAAACACGGTTTCGACGTGCTCCTGGGCAGCGTCTGGGACGTCAACCAGGGCAAATACGGCATCCTGCCGGCTATCTGGGGCACGCTCTACAGCGCCTTGATCGCGTTGCTGATCGCCGGCTTTTTTGGTGTCAGCATGGCGATTTTCCTGACCCAGGATTTCCTGCCGCCCAAGCTCGCCGCCATTTTCCGCACCATCGTCGAACTGCTCGCGGCCATCCCCAGCGTGGTTTATGGCCTGTGGGGGATCTACGTGGTGATCCCGGCGATTCGGCCGTTGACAACCTGGCTGAACAGCGAACTCGGCTGGATACCCTTTTTCGGCACGTCCCTGAGCGGGCCCGGGCTGCTACCGGCGGCGCTGGTGCTTGCGATCATGATTCTGCCCACCATCGCCGCCGTTTCGCAGGATGCGCTCACCGGCGTACCCATGAAGACCAAGCAGGCCGCCTACGGCATGGGGACGACTCACTGGGAAGCGATTCTCAAGGTGATGGTGCCTTCTGCCGCCACCGGCATCTTCGGCTCCCTGGTGCTGGGCCTCGGGCGCGCCCTGGGCGAGACGATGGCGCTGGCCATGCTGGTCGGCAACGCCAACAACATTTCCCTCTCGCTGTTTGCTCCGGCCAACACGCTTGCTGCCCTGCTGGCGTTGAACTTCCCCGAGGCCGGGCCGAACGAGATCGAGGTGTTGATGTATGCCGCCCTGGTGCTGATGTTGATTACGCTGATCGTGAACATTTTTGGTTCGATGATCATGATGTATGCCCAACGGGGTAATAAGTGA
- the ppk2 gene encoding polyphosphate kinase 2 has translation MSSIDDTLIQRIHRELLDHSDEELELELAEDGHDLDALFDGQAPEGSEKEARRIYFSELFRLQGELVKLQSWVVKTGHKVVILFEGRDAAGKGGVIKRITQRLNPRVCRVAALPAPNDRERTQWYFQRYVSHLPAAGEIVLFDRSWYNRAGVEQVMGFCNDNQYEEFFRTVPEFERMLARSGIQLIKYWFSISDQEQHLRFLSRIHDPLKQWKLSPMDLESRRRWEAYTKAKEIMLERTHIAEAPWWVVQADDKKKARLNCIHHLLGQMPYEEVELPVIELPERVRQEDYFRSPTPPEIIVPQVY, from the coding sequence ATGTCCTCGATAGACGACACCTTGATACAGCGCATCCACCGGGAACTGCTCGATCACAGCGATGAAGAACTGGAGTTGGAGCTGGCCGAAGATGGACACGACCTGGATGCCCTGTTCGATGGACAGGCTCCAGAAGGATCAGAGAAAGAAGCCCGGAGAATCTATTTCAGCGAACTGTTCCGCCTGCAAGGCGAACTGGTGAAGCTGCAAAGCTGGGTGGTCAAGACCGGCCACAAGGTCGTGATCCTCTTCGAAGGGCGCGACGCGGCCGGCAAAGGTGGAGTCATCAAACGTATCACCCAGCGCCTCAATCCTCGGGTCTGCCGGGTGGCCGCCCTGCCCGCCCCGAACGACCGCGAACGCACCCAATGGTATTTCCAGCGCTACGTTTCACACTTGCCGGCCGCCGGTGAAATCGTCCTGTTCGACCGCAGTTGGTACAACCGCGCAGGCGTCGAACAGGTCATGGGTTTCTGCAACGACAATCAGTACGAAGAGTTCTTCCGGACCGTGCCCGAGTTCGAGCGCATGCTGGCCCGCTCAGGCATCCAGCTGATCAAGTACTGGTTCTCCATTTCCGACCAGGAACAGCACCTGCGTTTCCTCAGCCGTATCCACGACCCGCTCAAGCAATGGAAACTCAGCCCCATGGACCTGGAGTCCCGGCGGCGCTGGGAGGCGTACACAAAGGCCAAGGAGATCATGCTGGAGCGCACTCATATTGCCGAGGCGCCGTGGTGGGTGGTGCAAGCCGACGACAAGAAAAAAGCGCGACTCAACTGTATCCACCACCTGCTCGGCCAGATGCCGTATGAAGAAGTCGAGCTCCCGGTGATCGAGCTACCGGAACGCGTCAGGCAGGAAGACTACTTCCGCAGTCCCACGCCGCCGGAAATCATCGTTCCTCAGGTTTATTGA
- the pstA gene encoding phosphate ABC transporter permease PstA has protein sequence MTDLTAATDLTAPAGAMPSLQRKFEGRALRSLILTTLVWAGALLASVPLISVLYMLITRGGARLNLEVFTELPPTGFEMGGGFGNAMAGTFVMVGIAAAIAVPIGIMAAVFLAELGPDSKLGNAARFAAKMLTGLPSILAGVFAYALVVMTTGTYSAPAGGVALAVLMLPIVVLTAEESMRMVPKIMKDAAYGMGCTRSQVIWKIVLPTGMPAILTGVMLAVARAAGETAPLLFTALFSNYWIYHQGNLEVMNPTASLAVLIYNFSGMPFDNQLELAWAASLVLVMIVLFVNIISRIFGKPKY, from the coding sequence ATGACAGACCTCACTGCCGCAACAGACTTGACCGCGCCAGCGGGCGCGATGCCCAGCTTGCAGCGCAAGTTCGAAGGCCGCGCACTGCGCAGCCTGATCCTGACCACGCTGGTCTGGGCCGGTGCGCTGCTCGCCAGCGTGCCGCTGATTTCCGTGCTCTACATGCTGATCACCCGTGGTGGCGCGCGCCTGAACCTGGAAGTCTTTACCGAACTGCCACCGACCGGCTTCGAAATGGGTGGCGGCTTCGGCAACGCCATGGCAGGTACCTTCGTGATGGTCGGTATCGCGGCCGCCATCGCGGTGCCGATCGGCATCATGGCCGCCGTCTTCCTGGCTGAGCTTGGACCGGACAGCAAATTGGGCAACGCCGCACGGTTTGCCGCCAAGATGCTCACCGGCCTGCCGTCGATCCTGGCCGGGGTATTTGCCTACGCCCTGGTGGTGATGACCACCGGTACGTATTCGGCGCCGGCGGGCGGCGTGGCACTGGCCGTGCTGATGCTGCCGATCGTCGTGCTGACGGCGGAAGAGTCGATGCGCATGGTGCCCAAGATCATGAAGGACGCTGCCTATGGCATGGGCTGCACCCGCTCGCAGGTGATCTGGAAAATCGTCTTGCCCACCGGCATGCCGGCCATCCTCACCGGCGTCATGCTGGCCGTGGCACGTGCCGCGGGCGAGACCGCGCCTCTGCTGTTTACCGCGCTGTTCAGCAACTACTGGATTTACCACCAGGGCAACCTCGAGGTCATGAACCCGACGGCCTCGCTGGCGGTGCTGATCTACAACTTCTCCGGGATGCCTTTCGACAACCAGCTCGAGCTCGCATGGGCGGCCTCACTGGTGCTGGTGATGATCGTGCTGTTCGTGAACATCATCAGCCGTATTTTCGGCAAGCCCAAGTATTAA
- a CDS encoding alkene reductase produces the protein MKHSSLFEHTSLGPLTLKNRIVMPPLTRQRSGQPGDVPTALMARYYQQRASAGLIISEGTQIEPRGKGYAWTPGIYSQAQIDGWRTVTEAVHAEGGVIFAQLWHVGRVSHSALQPDNAAPVAPSAIQAKKVKAFIETGPGTGTLVEPSTPRELSVAEIKALVELYAQAARNALAAGFDGIEIHAANGYLVNQFISAQANQRTDDYGGSLHNRLRFLREVVQAVSAVVGPDRVGVRFTPLFTSTEEDRVYIGFVEDDPHLTYIEAIKVLEQAGIAYLSIAEADWPNAPDLPEAFRREVRSTFTGRIIYAGLYTADRGARLIESGLADLVAFGRPFIANPDLPQRIANGWPLNALDAAGLYGGNEQGFTDYPRYSPSTVEHEEAVPAF, from the coding sequence ATGAAACACAGTTCGCTGTTCGAACACACCTCGCTAGGCCCACTGACCCTGAAAAATCGCATCGTCATGCCGCCCCTGACCCGTCAACGCAGCGGCCAGCCCGGTGACGTGCCCACCGCGCTCATGGCCCGCTATTACCAACAGCGCGCGAGTGCCGGCCTGATCATCAGCGAAGGCACCCAAATCGAACCCCGTGGCAAGGGCTATGCCTGGACGCCGGGCATCTACAGCCAGGCGCAGATCGATGGCTGGCGCACCGTCACCGAAGCGGTTCACGCTGAGGGCGGGGTGATTTTTGCCCAGCTCTGGCATGTCGGTCGCGTGTCACACAGCGCACTGCAACCGGACAACGCCGCCCCTGTCGCACCGTCGGCGATCCAGGCGAAAAAGGTCAAAGCCTTTATCGAAACCGGTCCCGGCACCGGCACGCTGGTGGAACCCTCCACTCCGCGCGAGCTGAGCGTCGCCGAGATCAAGGCGCTGGTCGAACTCTACGCCCAGGCCGCACGCAACGCCCTGGCGGCCGGTTTCGACGGCATCGAGATCCACGCGGCCAATGGTTATCTGGTCAATCAGTTCATTTCCGCCCAGGCCAACCAGCGCACCGATGACTACGGCGGCTCGCTGCATAACCGCCTGCGTTTCCTGCGCGAAGTGGTCCAGGCCGTCAGCGCCGTGGTCGGGCCCGACCGCGTGGGCGTGCGCTTCACGCCGCTGTTCACCAGCACCGAAGAAGACCGCGTGTACATCGGCTTCGTCGAGGACGACCCGCACCTGACCTACATCGAAGCCATCAAGGTGCTTGAACAGGCAGGCATCGCCTACCTGTCGATCGCCGAAGCCGACTGGCCGAATGCGCCGGACCTGCCCGAGGCGTTTCGGCGCGAGGTGCGAAGCACCTTCACCGGTCGGATCATCTATGCCGGGTTGTACACCGCTGACCGCGGGGCGCGCCTGATCGAGTCGGGCCTGGCCGATCTGGTCGCATTCGGCCGGCCGTTTATCGCCAACCCCGACCTGCCCCAGCGTATCGCCAATGGCTGGCCGCTCAACGCTCTTGATGCCGCCGGACTGTACGGCGGTAATGAACAAGGATTCACCGATTACCCGCGGTATTCCCCATCCACAGTTGAGCACGAGGAAGCAGTCCCGGCGTTCTGA
- a CDS encoding NADPH-dependent F420 reductase, translating into MKIGIIGAGNIGATLARKLAACGHEIKLANSKGPESLQKLANEIGVKAVTREEAVSGVDAVILSIPFAKYPELGQAFSNVPEKTVVIDTSNYYPGRDGAIKDVDDGKPESIWVSEQLGRPVIKAWNALLAATLADKGQPAGSSTRIALPVAGSDPAALAIAQDLVEDTGFSAFVAGSLEDSWRQQPGTPAYCTELTLPALELALDAADKTRAAQNRDALIARFMAPGSQFSHEQIVALNRAMTA; encoded by the coding sequence ATGAAGATCGGAATTATCGGCGCGGGCAACATTGGCGCCACCCTTGCCCGCAAGCTCGCTGCGTGCGGCCATGAAATCAAGCTGGCGAACTCGAAGGGCCCTGAAAGCCTACAGAAACTCGCCAACGAAATCGGTGTAAAGGCGGTGACCAGGGAAGAGGCTGTGTCTGGGGTGGACGCGGTTATCCTCTCGATCCCGTTCGCCAAATACCCCGAACTCGGGCAGGCATTCAGTAACGTCCCTGAAAAGACCGTCGTCATCGACACCTCCAACTACTATCCAGGCCGTGACGGGGCGATCAAGGACGTCGATGACGGCAAGCCCGAGAGCATCTGGGTCAGCGAACAGCTTGGCCGCCCGGTCATCAAGGCCTGGAACGCCCTGCTCGCCGCCACGCTCGCCGACAAAGGCCAGCCAGCCGGGTCCTCGACACGCATAGCGTTACCTGTGGCAGGGAGCGATCCCGCCGCTTTGGCGATTGCGCAGGATCTTGTCGAGGACACCGGCTTTAGCGCCTTTGTCGCTGGCAGCCTTGAAGACTCCTGGCGTCAGCAGCCAGGCACACCGGCTTACTGCACCGAGTTGACGTTGCCGGCGTTGGAATTGGCGCTGGATGCGGCTGACAAGACTCGGGCGGCGCAAAATCGCGACGCGTTGATCGCCAGGTTCATGGCGCCCGGCAGTCAGTTTTCACATGAGCAAATCGTTGCGTTGAATCGCGCCATGACAGCCTGA
- a CDS encoding LysR family transcriptional regulator, producing the protein MELLQSMRLFARLADLGSFTKTAESLDIGRPQVTRSIQELETSLGVRLFQRTTRKVALTVEGERFYGRVQEILADISAATSMFDRTGATLTGRLRVDIPTAFAQMDFIRSLKAFTSTFPGINVILGVTDRAVDLIGEGIDCALRIGDLPDSTLVARPVALATMVTCAAPEYLARHGEPETLGDLVSHRGVNFLSGQSNRPLSWHFIVEGQDRAFVSNPAITVTESNAYVQCGVSGFGIIQAPGIAVAGYLESGALVEILRPCRPAPRPVSLLYPSRTHLAPQVQVLLEWLQAHFVQLHPEWLER; encoded by the coding sequence ATGGAGTTGCTGCAATCAATGCGCCTATTCGCCAGGCTTGCCGACCTTGGCAGTTTCACAAAAACTGCCGAGTCGCTGGACATCGGGCGCCCCCAGGTCACCCGTTCGATTCAGGAGCTGGAGACATCATTGGGTGTGCGCCTTTTCCAGCGCACGACCAGGAAGGTGGCGCTCACCGTCGAGGGCGAACGATTCTATGGGCGGGTACAGGAGATTCTTGCGGACATTTCTGCCGCAACTTCAATGTTCGACCGCACCGGGGCAACGCTTACGGGCCGACTTCGCGTCGATATCCCGACCGCTTTCGCACAAATGGATTTCATCAGAAGCCTGAAAGCGTTCACCAGCACCTTCCCAGGCATCAACGTGATACTGGGCGTGACCGACCGAGCCGTTGACTTGATAGGAGAGGGCATCGACTGTGCGTTGCGCATAGGCGATTTACCGGACTCGACATTAGTCGCTCGCCCGGTTGCATTGGCGACGATGGTGACGTGCGCGGCGCCCGAGTATCTCGCCAGGCACGGCGAACCCGAGACACTCGGCGACCTAGTCTCCCATCGAGGCGTGAACTTCTTGTCCGGTCAGAGCAACAGGCCGTTGTCCTGGCATTTCATCGTAGAAGGTCAGGATCGAGCGTTTGTAAGTAATCCCGCCATCACCGTCACCGAATCGAATGCATACGTGCAGTGCGGTGTGTCGGGCTTCGGAATAATCCAGGCGCCAGGCATCGCTGTGGCCGGGTATCTGGAAAGCGGCGCTTTGGTGGAGATTCTAAGACCCTGCCGACCAGCTCCTCGCCCAGTGTCGTTGCTGTACCCAAGCCGGACGCACCTAGCGCCGCAAGTGCAGGTTCTTCTCGAATGGCTGCAAGCGCACTTTGTTCAGCTTCATCCCGAGTGGCTGGAACGGTAG
- a CDS encoding type 1 glutamine amidotransferase domain-containing protein codes for MKVLMVLTSHDTLGNTGRKTGFWLEELAAPYYAFLDAKAEIVLASPEGGQPPLDPKSNEPSFQTDLTRRFEADPEATALLAGTVRLDSVSPDDFDAVFYPGGHGPLWDLAEDPVSIRLIESFQAAGKPVALVCHAPGVLRHVKKPDGTPLVQGKKVAGFTNTEEAAVGLTDVVPFLVEDMLKANGGLYSKGADWSSYVVRDGLLITGQNPGSSSEAAKVLIDLLNQA; via the coding sequence ATGAAAGTTCTCATGGTACTGACCTCGCACGACACTCTCGGCAACACCGGCCGCAAGACCGGCTTCTGGCTCGAAGAGCTGGCGGCGCCCTACTACGCCTTCCTCGACGCCAAGGCCGAGATCGTTCTGGCTTCGCCTGAGGGTGGGCAGCCACCGCTTGATCCGAAGAGTAACGAGCCGTCCTTTCAGACTGACCTGACCCGGCGTTTCGAAGCCGACCCCGAAGCGACCGCCTTGCTTGCCGGCACCGTGCGCCTGGACAGCGTCTCGCCAGACGATTTCGATGCGGTTTTCTACCCAGGCGGCCACGGCCCGCTGTGGGACCTGGCCGAAGACCCGGTCTCGATCCGCTTGATCGAGTCTTTCCAGGCCGCCGGCAAGCCGGTTGCCTTGGTGTGCCACGCGCCTGGCGTGCTGCGCCACGTGAAAAAGCCTGACGGTACTCCGCTGGTGCAGGGCAAAAAAGTTGCCGGTTTCACCAATACCGAAGAAGCCGCGGTAGGCCTGACCGATGTCGTGCCGTTCCTGGTCGAGGACATGCTCAAGGCCAACGGCGGCCTGTATTCGAAAGGCGCTGACTGGTCCTCCTACGTGGTGCGTGACGGTCTGCTGATCACCGGTCAGAACCCGGGTTCGTCAAGCGAAGCCGCGAAGGTTCTCATCGATCTGCTGAACCAGGCTTGA